In Podospora pseudoanserina strain CBS 124.78 chromosome 5, whole genome shotgun sequence, a single window of DNA contains:
- a CDS encoding hypothetical protein (EggNog:ENOG503NZD2; COG:G; CAZy:GH115): MFATGVKGALWLAFSSVVAGLGQERIISPNATGSVLQIAGGSVSTGQILVAPDEYWGVVRAAHDLARDFGRVTGINYTVSNGEAGAAPITYTYNPINNKNNTFFSTLGTANFTGPDFSDPSPADTVIIAGTIGHSAIIDALIASGAVDVSETEGKWEAFTSQVVENPIPGIAKALVIAGADPRGTIYGIYDVSEQIGVSPWYFWADTPPKKSKNLYVIKNKKVQGSPTVKYRGFFLNDEQPALTNWVASHWEDTPYGPGYGPAFYGLIFEVLLRNRANYLWPALWATMFMVDDPGNQPLADAFEIVLGTSHTEPLMRAQNEFGKFYPLPWAYNENNETIDEYFRYGVQRAKPYARNSLWTVGMRGTGDTHIEGLGVEHIVEMLTVLVDNQRKIMAEGLEVEDVTTVPQAWCLYKEVMTYLFAGLEVPEDITLLWADDNWGNVRRLPLLNETERSGGAGVYYHFDYVGDTRSYKWINTNQLSKTTEQMHLSAARGADRIWIVNVGDMKALEVPISHYFDLAYDYKRWHKDSTEEWARLFATREYGPKHAVHIGDILERYGMLAGRRKFELIEPHVYSQINYGEADAVLYQWAELHKEAQAIYDDLPVEQQPTFFQTILHPIMAGEIVNKIQIGGARNMFYSGQKRNAANKVISEVLSWSSEDANLTRRWDALLDGKWKHFMDQTHLGFDGYWQQPMRNTLPAMVHVQTDFASLAGHVGIGVEGSNATVQGDDKYHPNSANQLSVPVMEPYGPITRYFDVFSRGTQDCAWTASPWQPWVKLSQYNGTVGPDTADTRVYITIDWAHPQINSSTVPINVTTPCRGMDRYGFGLPRVNVPVKLRSLPSNFTEGFVESDGHVSISGSHFKAIIPPKEESEWNRNNVTYEVFPHFGRTGSGVGMVPLNTEKLTVETAPALEYDVYFFSNHSAANVTLYISPALNYLGDYNPLEYAVALYPKGGDEKVVNVRPVGPTVGTGMPAGWQNAVADQVWGARGRYTTSIFEVPREGAYTLRIWALMPGVVVQKVVIDVGGVRESYFGPPESFSVGRDEVGGYNGTTILNEVDTIGGWKGDSKGGHGH; this comes from the exons ATGTTCGCTACGGGTGTGAAGGGAGCCCTTTGGCTCGCCTTCAGCTCCGTGGTGGCAGGTCTGGGCCAGGAACGCATTATTTCTCCTAATGCCACTGGTTCTGTTCTCCAGATTGCCGGCGGATCTGTGTCTACGGGCCAGATTCTTGTGGCTCCGGATGAGTACTGGGGTGTTGTCCGTGCTGCCCACGATCTTGCTCGGGATTTCGGCAGGGTCACGGGGATCAACTACACGGTCAGCAATGGCGAGGCTGGCGCGGCCCCGATTACGTACACGTAtaaccccatcaacaacaagaacaacaccTTT TTCTCTACCCTGGGCACAGCCAACTTCACCGGCCCAGACTTTTCTGACCCATCCCCGGCCGACACTGTCATTATTGCCGGCACTATCGGTCACTCGgccatcatcgacgcccTCATTGCCTCGGGGGCCGTCGACGTCTCCGAGACGGAGGGCAAGTGGGAAGCATTCACCAGCCAGGTGGTCGAGAACCCCATCCCAGGCATCGCCAAAGCCCTGGTCATCGCCGGCGCCGACCCCCGCGGCACCATCTACGGCATCTACGACGTCAGCGAGCAAATCGGCGTCAGCCCGTGGTACTTTTGGGCCGACACCCCGcccaagaagagcaagaaccTTTATgtcatcaagaacaagaaggtgCAGGGTTCCCCCACAGTCAAGTACCGCGGCTTTTTCCTCAACGATGAGCAGCCCGCTCTCACCAACTGGGTTGCTTCCCACTGGGAGGATACCCCTTACGGTCCTGGTTACGGCCCGGCGTTTTACGGCCTCATCTTTGAGGTCTTGCTCCGCAACAGGGCGAATTACCTGTGGCCTGCGCTTTGGGCGACGATGTTTATGGTTGATGACCCGGGGAACCAACCTCTGGCGGATGCGTTTGAGATTGTGCTTGGGACGAGCCATACCGAGCCGTTGATGAGGGCGCAGAATGAGTTTGGGAAATTTTACCCGTTGCCGTGGGCGTATAATGAGAATAATGAGACGATTGATGAGTATTTCCGGTATGGAGTTCAACGGGCGAAGCCTTATGCGAGGAACAGCTTGTGGACtgtggggatgagggggacgggggatACGCAcattgaggggttgggggttgagcACATTGTCGAGATGTTGACCGTTTTGGTGGACAACCAGCGGAAGATTATGGCTGAGGGgctcgaggtggaggatgttaCTACTGTTCCTCAGGCGTGGTGTTTGTACAAGGAGGTCATGACGTATCTGTTtgcggggttggaggttcCGGAGGATATCACACTTTTGTGGGCGGATGATAACTGGGGGAATGTGAGGCGGTTGCCGCTGTTGAATGAGACGGAGCGGTCGGGGGGTGCGGGGGTTTATTATCACTTTGATTACGTGGGGGATACGAGGAGTTACAAGTGGATTAACACGAACCAGCTGAGCAAGACGACGGAGCAAATGCATttgtcggcggcgaggggggCGGATAGGATTTGGATTGTGAATGTGGGGGACATGAAGGCTTTGGAGGTGCCGATCAGTCACTACTTTGATCTGGCGTATGATTACAAGAGGTGGCATAAGGATAGCACGGAGGagtgggcgaggttgttTGCTACGAGGGAGTATGGGCCGAAGCATGCGGTGCATATTGGGGATATTTTGGAGAGGTATGGGAtgttggcggggaggaggaagtttgAGTTGATCGAGCCGCATGTGTATTCGCAGATCAACTACGGGGAGGCGGATGCGGTGTTGTATCAGTGGGCGGAGCTGCACAAGGAGGCTCAGGCGATTTATGATGATCTGCCggttgagcagcagccgacGTTTTTCCAGACGATTCTTCACCCGATCATGGCGGGGGAGATCGTCAACAAGATTCAGATTGGGGGCGCGAGGAATATGTTTTACTCGGGCCAGAAGAGGAACGCGGCGAACAAGGTCATTTCGGAGGTTTTGTCTTGGTCTTCGGAAGATGCCAACCTGACGAGGAGATGGGACGCGCTGTTGGATGGAAAGTGGAAGCATTTCATGGACCAGACGCATCTCGGCTTTGATGGCTACTGGCAGCAGCCCATGAGGAACACCCTCCCTGCTATGGTCCACGTCCAAACCGACTTTGCTTCCCTCGCTGGCCACGTCGGTATCGGTGTCGAGGGCTCCAACGCCACCGTCCAGGGAGACGACAAGTACCACCCCAACTCGGCCAACCAGCTCTCCGTCCCAGTCATGGAACCTTATGGCCCCATCACCAGGTACTTTGACGTCTTCTCCCGCGGCACCCAAGACTGCGCCTGGACCGCCTCCCCCTGGCAACCGTGGGTCAAGCTCTCCCAGTACAACGGCACCGTCGGCCCCGACACGGCCGACACCAGGGTGTACATTACCATCGACTGGGCCCACCCCCagatcaactcctccaccgtccccatcaacgtcaccaccccctgccGCGGCATGGACCGATACGGCTTCGGTCTCCCCCGCGTCAACGTCCCCGTCAAACTCCGctctctcccctccaacTTTACAGAGGGTTTCGTCGAGTCGGACGGCCACGTCTCGATCTCGGGCTCCCACTTCAAggccatcatcccccccaagGAAGAGTCGGAATGGAACCGCAATAACGTCACGTACGAGGTCTTCCCTCACTTTGGCCGAACTGGTTCAGGTGTGGGTATGGTGCCCCTCAACACGGAGAAACTTACTGTTGAGACCGCCCCGGCGTTGGAGTACGATGTTTACTTTTTCAGCAACCACTCGGCTGCTAATGTCACGCTTTACATCTCCCCGGCGCTGAACTATCTAGGTGATTACAACCCGCTTGAGTATGCCGTGGCGTTGTACCCTAAAGGGGGAGACGAAAAGGTGGTGAATGTGAGGCCTGTTGGGCCGACGGTGGGGACGGGGATGCCGGCTGGGTGGCAGAATGCGGTGGCGGATCAGGTTTGGGGTGCTAGGGGACGGTACACTACTAGTATTTTTGAGGtgccgagggagggggcgtATACGCTGAGGATCTGGGCGTTGAtgccgggggtggtggtgcagaaGGTTGTGATtgatgtgggaggggtgagggagagttATTTTGGGCCGCCGGAGAGCTTTTCGGTAgggagggatgaggttggggggtATAATGGGACGACGATTTTGAATGAGGTTGATACtattggggggtggaagggggacTCGAAGGGGGGGCATGGGCATtag
- the KIP3 gene encoding tubulin-dependent ATPase kip3 (EggNog:ENOG503NUCK; COG:Z; BUSCO:EOG09260BRA), translating to MDPNASSIMVAVRVRPFTIREAAQLVRNDDSTVFLGDGSLAAAPTPKLHQRGLRSVIKVVDDRCLVFDPPEDNPVQKFSRSVVPRGKKVKDQVFAFDRVFDENATQADLYEGTTRGLLDSVLDGYNATVFAYGATGCGKTHTITGTPQSPGIIFLTMQELFEKIQDRSDEKHTEITLSYLEIYNETIRDLLVPGGSKQGLMLREDSNQAVSVPGLTSHRPNNVQEVMDMIVQGNEYRTVSPTAANAVSSRSHAVLQINIAQKDRNADINEPHTMATLSIIDLAGSERASATKNRGERLIEGANINKSLLALGSCINALCDPRKKNHVPYRNSKLTRLLKFSLGGNCKTVMIVCVSPSSEHFDETQNTLRYANRAKNIQTKVTRNVFNVNRHVKDFLVKIDEQMAMINELKAQQKDAEKIFFTKFQKQMDKRDGIVKEGIARLRAAYENAAQERQEKVNMMKKLKIFERRCGLLSAWIAAFDAVCDSRGDEDAMPSNLSAMRKTAHGVLVELESSRHHIRQKMERSNWERALDSALHHSLGQLPKGDGIADTSERDTLTREAESLKTAFVRDAYWEVLEQDKAGDVAVLQVLMTAQFEILSSLSETLNMSEEEAITHAKGIISRLLETGYSAASHVVKPDGSMMPVELFPPTKRGTPKRKKSLSVHNLKPIPAPLGLAALSTAQQQVLVSPMRASSPRRRKVGTARKGVSFTPVKKKNSVRWRDDETEDGTLADFEKTPQKFSSPAEASLIDTTEKSLPAPPPAPSYLNHPDSPPPKEAPAPVPAPTACESPNDDDSIMSLPDVSTLRVSKPSTNRFQAGFLSKSRTSQIGTSSPPPPTFTLNLTGSSDVEDKPSPLRSIPVSRAGNSLSPPQYRSVSPKLSNNSILSTLQENESPQPPQPQRLSPSGISRLPRASLGSGSDSESSTLDPLKIRSALHSHKRKERLSLMSGTASSNAKRVSTVGSVSGHRASLSCSGPATSAAASNGISRHRRGSAERRRSPPISCSPPGKGGELSFLSLNSAVASVGTNGRLTQGQARRMNMGGGGSLRNKDGPGHSPGSSRARQPGPAFPGIDGLPGIGDGKARRVTIQAFSGQAQDGGTRTGGGSLRSRPSMVWR from the exons ATGGATCCCAATGCCTCGTCTATTATGGTCGCAG TGCGAGTGCGACCTTTCACCATTCGAGAAGCTGCGCAACT AGTCAGGAACGACGATAGCACAGTATTTCTTGGCGATGGCTCCCTCGCTGCGGCTCCCACTCCCAAACTGCACCAACGTGGGCTCAGATCAGTGATCAAGGTCGTCGACGACAGATGCCT AGTTTTCGATCCGCCTGAGGACAACCCTGTCCAAAAGTTCTCCCGATCAGTCGTTCCCCGCGGaaagaaggtcaaggaccAAGTCTTTGCTTTCGACAGAGTATTCGACGAAAATGCGACGCAGGCCGACTTGTACGAAGGAACAACCAGGGGGTTGCTGGACAGCGTTCTGGACGGATACAATGCCACGGTATTTGCCTACGGCGCCACGGGCTGTGGCAAAACACACACCATCACGGGCACGCCTCAGTCGCCGGGTATCATCTTCTTGACAATGCAGGAGTTGTTCGAAAAGATTCAGGACCGCAGCGATGAGAAGCACACCGAGATCACCCTTTCTTACCTCGAAATCTACAACGAAACGATCCGCGATCTGTTGGTGCCGGGCGGGAGCAAGCAAGGGCTGATGTTGCGCGAGGATTCGAACCAGGCTGTTTCGGTGCCCGGTCTCACCAGCCACCGCCCGAACAACGTGCAGGAGGTTATGGATATGATAGTGCAGGGTAACGAGTATCGCACAGTATCGCCCACAGCGGCCAACGCCGTCTCGTCCCGATCCCACGCCGTGCTCCAAATCAACATCGCCCAGAAGGACCGCAATGCCGATATCAACGAACCACATACCATGGCTACTCTCAGCATCATCGATCTTGCCGGAAGTGAGCGCGCCAGTGCTACCAAGAACAGAGGAGAAAGACTGATCGAGGgtgccaacatcaacaagtcaCTCCTTGCGCTCGGCAGCTGCATCAATGCGCTGTGCGATCCACGAAAGAAGAATCACGTTCCCTACCGCAACAGCAAGCTCACACGTCTCTTGAAGTTCTCTCTTGGTGGAAACTGCAAGACGGTCATGATTGTGTGTGTCAGCCCGTCGAGTGAGCACTTTGACGAGACCCAAAACACACTCCGATATGCCAATCGCGCAAAGAACATCCAGACCAAGGTCACCCGCAATGTCTTCAACGTCAACCGCCACGTCAAGGACTTTTTGGTCAAGATTGATGAGCAGATGGCCATGATTAATGAGTTGAAGGCGCAGCAAAAGGATGCCGAGaagatcttcttcaccaagtTTCAAAAGCAGATGGACAAGCGGGATGGGATTGTCAAGGAAGGAATTGCCAGGCTGCGTGCAGCATATGAAAATGCGGCgcaggagaggcaggagaaggtcaacatgatgaagaagctcaaaATCTTTGAAAGAAGGTGCGGGCTCCTGTCAGCGTGGATTGCTGCTTTCGATGCTGTGTGCGATTCCAGGGGTGACGAGGATGCGATGCCGTCCAACTTGTCGGCTATGCGCAAGACGGCGCACGGGGTTCTGGTCGAGCTGGAAAGCAGCAGACATCATATCCGGCAAAAGATGGAAAGGTCAAACTGGGAGAGGGCGTTGGATTCGGCACTGCACCACAGTCTCGGGCAGCTACCAAAGGGCGACGGGATTGCTGACACGTCGGAGAGAGACACGTTGACACGGGAAGCCGAGTCACTAAAGACTGCATTTGTGCGGGACGCTTACTGGGAAGTATTGGAGCAGGACAAGGCCGGTGATGTGGCTGTGCTCCAGGTCCTGATGACGGCTCAGTTTGAGATTCTGTCGTCGCTGTCTGAGACGCTCAACATGAGTGAGGAAGAAGCCATTACTCACGCCAAGGGGATTATCAGCCGTCTCCTGGAAACCGGATACTCGGCAGCCTCCCACGTCGTCAAGCCGGACGGATCCATGATGCCCGTCGAGCTGttccctcccaccaagcGCGGGACCCCCAAGCGTAAGAAGTCGCTCAGCGtccacaacctcaaacccATCCCGGCGCCCCTAGGTCTGGCCGCACTGTCGACAGCGCAACAGCAGGTACTTGTTTCTCCGATGAGAGCTTCATCCCCGAGACGCCGTAAGGTCGGCACCGCCAGGAAGGGTGTGTCTTTCACGCCTGTCAAAAAGAAGAACTCTGTCCGCTGGCGCGATGACGAGACGGAGGATGGAACCCTGGCTGACTTCGAGAAGACGCCCCAGAAGTTTTCTTCCCCGGCCGAGGCCTCCCTTATCGATACCACCGAAAAGTCCCTTCcggctcctcccccggctccctcatacctcaaccacccggattcgccgccgcccaagGAAGCCCCAGCCCCGGTTCCCGCACCCACAGCCTGCGAATCTCCGAATGATGACGACTCAATCATGTCTCTGCCCGACGTATCGACCCTTCGTGTCAGCAAGCCCTCGACGAACCGATTCCAGGCTGGGTTCCTTTCCAAGTCCCGCACGTCACAGATTGGcaccagctcaccaccaccgcctacCTTTACGTTGAACTTGACCGGATCGAGCGATGTCGAGGATAAACCGTCGCCGCTGCGCAGCATTCCCGTAAGTAGAGCAGGCAACAGCTTGTCGCCTCCTCAATACCGAAGTGTGAGCCCCAAACTTTCCAATAATTCCATTCTTTCTACCCTGCAGGAGAATGAGTCTCCACAGCCGCCACAGCCCCAGCGCCTGTCGCCATCGGGCATTTCCAGGTTACCGAGAGCATCGCTCGGCTCGGGTTCCGACTCGGAGTCGTCCACCCTCGACCCGCTGAAGATCAGAAGTGCTCTGCACTCGCACAAGCGCAAGGAGCGCCTGTCTCTGATGTCTGGCACCGCCTCTTCGAACGCCAAGCGCGTGTCGACAGTGGGGTCAGTATCGGGACACCGGGCATCGCTGTCGTGCTCGGGGCCAGCCACATCGGCCGCCGCATCCAATGGCATCTCGCGCCATCGCCGCGGGAGCGcggagaggagaaggtcgCCGCCTATCAGCTGCTCTCCCCCGGGTAAGGGAGGGGAATTGTCGTTTTTGAGCCTGAACAGCGCTGTTGCTTCGGTGGGGACGAACGGTAGGCTCACGCAGGGccaggcgaggaggatgaatatggggggtggtggcagttTGAGGAACAAGGATGGGCCGGGGCATAGTCCGGGAAGTTCGAGGGCTAGGCAGCCGGGGCCGGCGTTTCCGGGGATTGATGGACTGCCGGGgattggggatgggaaagctAGAAGGGTTACCATTCAGGCTTTTTCGGGACAGGCTCAGGATGGGGGGACgaggacgggaggggggagtttgaggagtaGGCCTAGTATGGTTTGGCGGTAG
- a CDS encoding hypothetical protein (EggNog:ENOG503NYZA; COG:H), whose product MTSLLDELRGLSSVACDTLDAEVASRFGPFVDCTSNQAIAYNELSKLDSDGKLVYQQLIHESIEVAHWMFAKQSDATLEELAVELMMVNLALLIAPHITGRLHIQTNPKLAYSTAKTIKNAERVHSHFTHLSPSLSPSRICIKIPSTHEGLLACRHLEAKGITTLATTLFSLEQAILASASSCRYVAPYVNELKVHFEQGYVDPDRNNSLFLCGVIQEYFRRRGVGRTEVMAASFVTVEEVMQLAGVRNLTISPGLLEVLAGTKVEGWTGATVGMVGRWVGGRGGWDEGRVREVERVRGMRGGEDGFYEGGGGRAEGKLVQALNLFVGVQEGLEEVVRRGVKQGL is encoded by the exons ATGACTAGCCTGCTCGATGAGCTCAGGGGACTTAGCTCCGTTGCTTGTGACACTCTTGACGCCGAAG TCGCCTCCAGATTCGGCCCATTTGTAGATTGCACCTCCAATCAA GCCATAGCATACAATGAACTCAGCAAACTCGACTCAGACGGCAAGCTGGTCTACCAGCAACTCATACACGAGTCCATCGAGGTAGCCCACTGGATGTTTGCCAAACAATCCGACGCCACCCTCGAAGAGCTCGCCGTCGAGCTCATG ATGGTCAACCTAGCCCTCCTGATAGCTCCTCACATCACCGGCCGTCTGCACATCCAGACGAACCCCAAGCTAGCTTACTCGACAGCCAAGACTATCAAAAACGCAGAAC GAGTCCACTCCCACttcacccacctctccccctccctttcccccagTAGAATCTGCATCAaaatcccatccacccacgAAGGCCTCCTCGCATGCCGACACCTCGAAGCAAagggcatcaccaccctcgccacgACGTTGTTCTCTCTCGAACAAGCCATCCTCGCCTCTGCGTCCTCCTGCCGGTATGTAGCCCCTTATGTCAACGAATTAAAAGTCCACTTTGAGCAAGGGTACGTCGACCCGGATAGGAACAActccctttttctttgcgGGGTGATACAGGAATATTtccggaggaggggggtcgGGAGGAcggaggtgatggcggcgAGTTTtgtgacggtggaggaggtgatgcAGCTTGCGGGGGTGAGGAATTTGACGATTTCGcctgggttgttggaggtgctggcggggacgaaggtggaggggtggacgGGGGCGacggtggggatggtgggacggtgggttggggggaggggggggtgggatgagggTAGGGTTAGGGAGGTGGAACGGGTT agggggatgagggggggggaggatggcttttatgagggcggaggggggagggcggaggggaagTTGGTGCAGGCGTTGAATTTGTTTGTAGGGGTgcaggaggggttggaggaggttgttaGGCGGGGGGTGAAGCAAGGGCTATGA
- the COX10 gene encoding Protoheme IX farnesyltransferase, mitochondrial (COG:H; EggNog:ENOG503NXTP) — protein MELSKRSASKEMTSIVCSRLRSGVFDNSVCWQCTKRALLKGGAERPVPNYPARFFTRSTQPRNTTPLRTGYFVSNGLLARFNGTNVAPTASTPDVTDTSTLLPHRRRQAERRNAAVLAGAGSGGSSATSDAPTATMAPDASSLLAAAAAQHPADSLRRKLSSLLSLSKPRLTVLVVLSAMVPYALYPVPAFLSTAATATPSLSPLTLLFLTTGTTLCSAAANALNMLYEPDTDAKMSRTRARPLVRRLLTTKAAVLFAVGCGAAGTLALYWGVNPTVAFLGASNIAIYAGMYTPLKRLSVLNTWVGAIVGGIPPLMGWAAAAGESATADGTWRELLFASDGSSLGGWLFASLLFAWQFPHFMPLSWGIREEYKAAGLRMLAWTNPARNSRVALRYSLVFIPICLGLCAAGVTEWSFAVTSAPVNLWLVAEAVKFWRHEGHKGSAKGLFWASVWHLPVVMVLALAQKKGMWGRVWRSVMGEPEEDELEEFYDEEEE, from the exons ATGGAATTGTCAAAACGTTCAGCATCAAAAGAGATGACGTCGATTGTCTGTTCCAG ACTCCGGTCTGGTGTTTTCGACAACAGCGTGTGCTGGCAGTGCACCAAGCGCGCCCTCCTGAAAGGAGGAGCCGAACGGCCTGTCCCGAACTACCCCGCGAGGTTCTTTACCAGGTCAACACAACCGCGCAACACTACCCCCCTACGGACCGGCTACTTTGTGTCGAACGGCCTCTTGGCTCGATTCAATGGCACCAATGTAGCTCCGACAGCATCGACGCCCGATGTGACCGACACAAGCACCTTGCTTCCCCACCGGAGGCGGCAAGCCGAAAGACGAAATGCCGCCGTCCTGGCCGGAGCCGGATCGGGCGGCTCATCTGCTACCAGCGATGCCCCGACGGCAACAATGGCGCCCGACGCCTCGTCCCTTCTCGCTGCCGCAGCAGCCCAACATCCAGCCGATTCCCTCCGACGAAAGCTATCATCTCTACTGTCACTCTCGAAACCGCGGTTGACAGTCTTGGTTGTTCTCTCAGCCATGGTCCCCTACGCTTTATACCCCGTCCCGGCCTTTCTCTCCACAGCCGCGACTGCCacaccctccctctcaccattaaccctcctcttcctcacaaCCGGCACAACCCTCTGCTCAGCAGCCGCCAACGCGCTCAACATGCTCTACGAGCCAGACACCGACGCTAAAATGTCCCGCACACGAGCGAGACCGCTGGTCAGGAGGTTACTAACCACCAAAGCGGCCGTCTTGTTCGCCGTCGGCTGCGGCGCAGCAGGCACACTGGCTCTCTACTGGGGCGTCAACCCTACCGTTGCCTTCCTCGGCGCGAGCAACATTGCCATCTACGCCGGCATGTACACCCCGTTAAAACGGCTTTCCGTGCTCAACACATGGGTAGGCGCCATTGTAGGCGGTATCCCACCTCTGATGGGCTGGGCTGCCGCTGCGGGTGAGAGCGCGACGGCCGATGGGACGTGGAGGGAGCTCCTCTTTGCGAGCGATGGCTCCAGCTTGGGAGGGTGGCTGTTTGCCAGTTTATTGTTTGCTTGGCAGTTTCCGCACTTTATGCCGCTGTCGTGGGGCATCAGGGAGGAGTACAAGGCTGCCGGGTTGAGGATGCTGGCCTGGACGAACCCGGCGAGGAATTCGAGGGTTGCGCTGAGGTACAGCTTGGTGTTTATTCCTATTTGTCTTGGGCTCTGCGCGGCTGGGGTGACGGAGTGGAGTTTTGCTGTCACGAGCGCGCCGGTCAACTTGTGGCTTGTTGCCGAGGCGGTCAAGTTTTGGAGGCATGAGGGGCACAAGGGGAGTGCgaaggggttgttttggGCGAGTGTGTGGCATTTGCctgttgtgatggtgttggcaTTGGCgcagaagaaggggatgTGGGGCAGGGTGTGGAGGAGTGTGATGGGGgagcccgaggaggatgaactGGAAGAGTTTtacgatgaggaggaggagtag
- a CDS encoding hypothetical protein (EggNog:ENOG503P65I; COG:S), whose amino-acid sequence MPNLTRAPSSSGSNANNNNTYYHYPDVTSAPDTMSYYQPTRQLSGFYSDLTTTAGGNPMMAASYDPYAVNPVGHAVPSLQISTHHQPPHMGGPVGGTLPTQHRASSGAWNQEDDRTLLALRAMGKNWNQIQREAFPGKTGNACRKRHERLMERRGQNDFDNRKLERLCKEYMSMRKEIWQPLAARCGEKWNVVEMQCMSNGLKNIQSHARAYARRERLETGQPLPSSYDDDIGLGALTPIDDVAEQSYSSPETTGSTGAHSTPGAASSNGSSGHGMGHHYGGMPQYHQSYGHHTGYGHGYSNSVSSTGTAYGGQQQTQQQSQNGGQSQGASPYMGHGGRLPSVGDMGIDAMLNRGQQQ is encoded by the exons ATGCCCAACTTGACTCGGGcaccaagcagcagcggaAGCAACGccaataacaacaacacatACTACCATTACCCCGACGTCACATCGGCGCCCGACACAATGTCTTACTACCAACCCACCCGGCAGCTCTCCGGGTTCTACTCggacctcaccaccaccgccggcggcaaCCCCATGATGGCCGCTTCGTACGATCCCTACGCTGTCAACCCCGTCGGCCATGCGGTCCCGTCCCTGCAGAtctccacccaccaccaaccaccccacaTGGGCGGGCCAGTAGGAGGCACCCTTCCCACTCAGCACCGCGCTTCCTCGGGGGCGTGGAACCAGGAAGACGACCGCACCCTCCTTGCTCTGAGGGCGATGGGCAAGAACTGGAACCAGATTCAGCGGGAGGCCTTCCCGGGGAAGACGGGGAACGCCTGCAGGAAGAGACACgagaggttgatggagaggaggggacAGAACGATTTCGACAACaggaagctggagaggttgTGCAAAGAGTACATGAGTATGCGCAAGGAGATTTGGCAGCCCTTGGCGGCGAGGTGTGGGGAGAAGTGGAACGTGGTTGAGATGCAG TGCATGTCCAACGGCCTAAAAAACATCCAATCCCACGCCCGCGCCTACGCCCGTCGTGAGAGGTTAGAGACTGGCCAACCTTTGCCTTCGAGCTACGACGATGACATTGGGCTCGGGGCTCTCACTCCTATCGACGATGTGGCGGAACAGAGTTATTCCTCTCCTGAAACTACGGGGTCTACGGGTGCGCATAGCACTCCCGGCGCGGCGAGCAGCAACGGGAGCAGCGGGCATGGGATGGGGCATCACTATGGGGGCATGCCGCAGTATCATCAGAGTTATGGGCATCACACGGGGTATGGGCACGGGTACAGCAACAGTGTGTCGAGCACGGGGACGGCGTATggtgggcagcagcagacgcAGCAGCAGAGTCAGAATGGGGGGCAGAGTCAAGGGGCGAGTCCGTATATGGGACACGGGGGGAGGTTGCCTAGCGTTGGGGATATGGGGATTGATGCTATGCTTAATcgggggcagcagcagtga